One window of Papaver somniferum cultivar HN1 chromosome 9, ASM357369v1, whole genome shotgun sequence genomic DNA carries:
- the LOC113313693 gene encoding cation/H(+) antiporter 15-like, giving the protein MISGGCSLISVFLVLTFKQSELSKTPENIMWTLCSCLTIIIIIIYVIQPIMLWVHKRHDDAAVKEEYVFFIFLTVLVSSLAGEIVGKHYLVGPLLLGLVVPPGPPLGAAIEDKLDCFVTGILVPVLVIARACPFMLSEIRSSTFVVVQLLAFFSFVGKFFGTIITAIYSETPIQDALTLGLVMNVQGVLDIQIWVRAMGLKLIDREIYGSLVLTMLIMTGSISVVVKFLYDPSKKYVGYKRKTIQHSKPNVELRILACVYHEENVPSIVNLLEASNATTYSPICVYTLHLIQLQGRATPLLITHKTNPTDPSEMNPTTRIIKSFTLYAHHNKGIVSVSSFTTISPYSTMHDDICSLGLDKRTSLIIIPFHHQPAILTQSKSTTRIRRVNINVLKKAPCSVGILIAKGPTKPASLGGMNCNRSPSNVAVIFLGGPDDREALAYGARIGDDINVKLTVIRFMHSGERNQQKSKEKRKDQDTVNGFRLQTAGSKNVEYIEEMVKDGVELLSSIKEIESSLELLIVGREHGKVSSKLLEAFNEWNEFPELGVIGDMLVSSDSKTSGSILVMQQRPQKKKQKNSSKR; this is encoded by the exons ATGATCAGCGGAGGCTGCAGCTTAATTTCTGTCTTCTTAGTTTTAACATTTAAACAGAGCGAACTTTCAAAAACTCCAGAGAATATTATGTGGACACTTTGCAGTTGTTTAACAATCATCATAATTATCATCTACGTTATACAACCCATAATGCTATGGGTACACAAACGCCATGATGACGCAGCAGTCAAGGAAGAGTACGTATTTTTCATATTTCTTACGGTTTTGGTTTCTTCGCTGGCCGGTGAGATTGTTGGGAAGCATTATTTGGTAGGTCCGCTGCTTCTGGGTCTGGTTGTTCCACCTGGACCGCCGTTGGGAGCTGCAATAGAAGATAAACTCGATTGTTTTGTTACGGGTATACTAGTGCCAGTGCTTGTAATTGCCAGAGCATGCCCATTCATGCTGTCCGAAATAAGAAGTTCAACTTTTGTGGTCGTTCAGTTACTGGCATTCTTCAGTTTCGTTGGGAAGTTCTTTGGAACTATAATAACGGCTATCTATTCCGAAACCCCTATCCAAGATGCTCTAACTCTAGGACTCGTCATGAATGTCCAAGGTGTACTAGACATACAAATATGGGTACGAGCAATGGGTCTTAAG CTTATTGACAGGGAAATTTACGGAAGTCTGGTGCTTACGATGCTGATCATGACGGGCTCAATCTCAGTCGTTGTCAAATTTCTCTATGACCCCTCAAAAAAATATGTAGGTTACAAAAGAAAAACCATCCAGCATTCCAAACCCAACGTAGAACTTCGAATTCTTGCTTGTGTCTACCACGAAGAGAATGTCCCGAGCATTGTCAATCTTCTCGAAGCTTCCAATGCAACAACATACAGTCCCATCTGCGTCTACACTCTTCACCTAATCCAACTTCAAGGCCGTGCAACACCTCTACTGATCACTCACAAAACAAACCCTACCGATCCTTCAGAAATGAACCCTACAACCCGAATCATCAAGTCCTTTACATTATATGCACATCACAACAAAGGAATCGTTTCAGTGAGCTCATTCACAACCATCTCACCTTATAGTACAATGCACGACGATATTTGCTCACTAGGTTTAGATAAAAGAACCTCCCTGATAATTATACCCTTTCATCACCAACCAGCTATTCTTACACAGTCCAAGTCCACAACAAGGATCCGAAGAGTAAACATAAACGTTCTCAAGAAGGCACCTTGTTCTGTAGGTATACTAATTGCCAAAGGTCCAACCAAACCCGCTAGCCTTGGTGGTATGAATTGTAATAGATCTCCATCAAACGTAGCAGTTATATTCTTGGGCGGTCCAGATGATCGTGAGGCATTGGCTTATGGTGCTCGAATTGGAGATGACATTAATGTAAAGTTGACAGTAATTAGATTCATGCATTCTGGTGAAAGGAACCAGCAAAAGTCAAAAGAGAAGAGGAAAGATCAAGATACAGTAAATGGGTTTAGGCTTCAAACTGCAGGTTCCAAGAATGTAGAGTATATAGAAGAGATGGTAAAAGATGGAGTAGAACTTCTTTCGAGTATTAAAGAAATTGAAAGCTCGTTGGAGCTTCTGATTGTTGGAAGAGAACATGGCAAAGTATCATCAAAACTATTGGAAGCTTTTAATGAATGGAATGAATTTCCGGAATTAGGGGTCATAGGTGACATGCTTGTTTCTTCCGACTCAAAAACGTCCGGGTCTATATTAGTCATGCAACAACGAccacaaaagaagaaacaaaaaaactcGAGCAAACGTTAA
- the LOC113307981 gene encoding cation/H(+) antiporter 15-like — translation MSALQAMLSKGGLPPGGLTQGLPPGMPLFNVTIDNSIVLNIPINGRTFLCFDSSKAGSKGLWSGDNPLFYIVDNFLMQFSIGALMTRFLMFIMQPLHQTSFVPQVLAGLLIGPSGISRDESFKQHVFTLKSVYPTETLGVFGCMLYLFVIGLKMDVGIVKRCGKRAWFIGLATFILPLLLTIPLAYILAVSFKLEHSLESSLLFVAILESSNSFHVICCLLADLNLLNSELGYLATSASMISGLLSMTMLNIGFTVKQTMGSGAEAWVFTIVSSLTLVFVIVLVLRPIVLWMIRESPEGKPVKEWYLTFIMVMMMLSAFLSELFGQHLLFGPTIFGLAIPDGPPIGSALTDELEWFATELFLPLFYLILGGKMDVRLVDMKTALMVELLSVVALIGKMVGTIVPCILCKMSFQEGFILALILGSLGFLDIQFFSRAVQLQFISGNCFTVMTVSSMLLTAVISPVLRYLYNPSKRYISYKKRTIQHNKRNAELRVAVCVYDQENVPTMINLLQASNPTPYSPIAVFVLHLVELVGRTAPMFITHQSLNKLPARSELIINTFRIYEEQNKEFITLRSYTSVAPLNTIHDDVCTLGLNRRTSLIIVPFHVQWNVDGTIQSTHHRSVNINILNNAPCSIAILIDRGNLSGSVLAAYRAFSRVCMIFLGGPDDREALAYATRMCDQSSLHLTLFRITEAQCDIQPSNHHAVEQRKDDEMVSEFKENHSDCERITYREEAVNNGVGTVRAIRMVEENFELILVGRRHEADSPLLMGLTEWSEYPELGLVGDMLASPDCTSPVSVLVVQQHICVTDHLPESPRPQHRIAEPAEDMP, via the exons ATGAGTGCTTTACAAGCAATGCTGAGCAAAGGTGGTTTACCCCCAGGAGGATTGACGCAAGGTTTACCACCAGGAATGCCATTATTTAACGTAACAATTGATAATTCAATAGTGTTAAACATACCGATAAACGGTAGGACATTCCTATGTTTTGATTCAAGTAAAGCAGGGTCGAAAGGCTTGTGGTCTGGAGATAACCCTTTGTTCTACATCGTGGATAACTTTCTCATGCAATTTTCTATCGGTGCTTTGATGACACGGTTCTTGATGTTCATTATGCAGCCTCTTCATCAAACTTCTTTTGTTCCTCAAGTATTG GCTGGTTTACTTATAGGACCTTCGGGTATTTCGAGAGATGAAAGTTTCAAGCAACATGTATTCACATTGAAGAGTGTATATCCAACGGAAACACTGGGAGTTTTCGGTTGTATGTTGTATCTGTTTGTTATTGGATTGAAAATGGATGTTGGAATTGTAAAGAGATGTGGAAAACGAGCTTGGTTTATAGGTTTAGCAACTTTCATATTACCATTACTACTCACAATTCCTCTAGCTTACATTTTGGCAGTTTCGTTTAAACTCGAACATAGTTTAGAAAGCTCTCTTCTCTTCGTCGCCATTTTAGAATCTTCTAATTCATTTCATGTCATCTGTTGCCTCTTAGCGGATCTCAACCTTCTGAATTCCGAGTTAGGTTATCTTGCAACTTCTGCATCAATGATCAGTGGGTTATTAAGTATGACAATGCTAAATATTGGTTTTACAGTGAAACAAACCATGGGAAGTGGAGCAGAAGCATGGGTGTTTACCATTGTATCCTCATTGACACTAGTTTTTGTGATAGTATTGGTTTTGAGACCAATTGTGCTTTGGATGATAAGAGAATCACCAGAGGGCAAACCAGTGAAAGAATGGTACTTAACATTTATAATGGTAATGATGATGCTAAGTGCATTTTTAAGTGAATTGTTCGGCCAACATTTGTTATTTGGCCCGACGATTTTCGGGTTAGCTATACCGGACGGACCGCCAATTGGATCTGCATTGACGGATGAACTCGAGTGGTTTGCTACAGAGTTGTttttgccactgttttacttgATACTAGGTGGAAAAATGGATGTGAGATTGGTAGACATGAAGACTGCTTTGATGGTGGAGTTATTAAGTGTTGTTGCTTTGATAGGTAAAATGGTCGGAACTATTGTACCTTGTATCCTTTGCAAAATGTCATTCCAAGAAGGCTTCATTCTTGCTCTCATTTTGGGTTCCCTTGGATTCCTTGATATTCAATTCTTTAGCCGTGCAGTGCAACTTCAG TTTATAAGCGGTAATTGTTTCACGGTAATGACGGTATCGTCGATGCTTCTGACGGCAGTAATCTCACCCGTGTTGAGATACCTGTACAATCCTTCAAAGAGATACATAAGCTACAAGAAAAGAACTATTCAACACAACAAACGCAATGCAGAACTTCGAGTAGCTGTCTGTGTCTACGATCAAGAAAATGTACCCACCATGATAAACCTTCTTCAAGCTTCAAATCCAACTCCTTATAGTCCTATCGCTGTTTTCGTTCTTCACCTCGTCGAACTTGTTGGTCGAACCGCTCCTATGTTTATCACCCACCAGTCTCTAAATAAACTACCAGCAAGGTCTGAACTAATCATAAATACCTTCAGGATATATGAAGAACAAAACAAAGAATTCATCACTCTTCGATCTTACACTAGTGTCGCACCGTTAAACACAATCCATGATGATGTTTGTACACTTGGACTTAACAGAAGAACTTCACTCATAATAGTTCCTTTCCACGTACAGTGGAATGTCGATGGAACAATTCAGTCTACTCATCATCGCAGCGTTAACATAAATATCCTAAATAACGCTCCTTGTTCGATTGCTATTCTTATCGACCGTGGGAACTTATCCGGATCAGTGTTAGCTGCATATAGAGCTTTCAGCCGTGTTTGCATGATCTTCTTAGGCGGGCCTGATGATAGAGAAGCATTAGCATATGCAACACGGATGTGCGACCAATCAAGCTTACATTTGACTCTGTTTCGAATCACCGAGGCGCAATGTGATATCCAACCAAGTAATCATCATGCAGTAGAACAAAGGAAAGACGATGAAATGGTGAGTGAGTTTAAAGAAAATCATTCAGATTGCGAAAGAATAACTTACCGAGAAGAGGCTGTGAATAATGGCGTTGGTACGGTACGTGCTATAAGAATGGTAGAGGAGAATTTCGAGCTAATATTGGTAGGAAGACGGCATGAAGCGGATTCGCCTTTGTTGATGGGTTTAACAGAGTGGAGTGAATATCCGGAGCTGGGATTGGTGGGAGATATGCTTGCTTCGCCGGATTGCACGAGCCCTGTTTCGGTTTTGGTGGTGCAACAACATATTTGTGTAACAGATCACCTTCCTGAAAGTCCACGACCCCAGCATAGAATAGCCGAGCCAGCTGAGGATATGCCATGA
- the LOC113310456 gene encoding uncharacterized protein LOC113310456, with protein sequence MESTRSFLVKTLLCGVFILLLRFVYVVTITGGSCSADDFCFFSSRENLNLAGAGVRIGSNAAVSVAGTVGSSPELRDLWNSREWRKSVAYYSSIFQDLISEGFLSSDSKALCIQSETRIGQDVFALREIGVSDSIGTYKKASPPLVKFGQVYKQPFADNTFDFIFIGNGGLDRSIRQSDLVSEIQRTLKPEGFIVVHTNSTKDLYSYNSFISLFNCSSLIRTRYIDDDSSVREIVMKKNSYQGDNEMRISDGGTKCSVPAHKRELVKYAEPLIEEEPMKPWITLKKNIQNVKYLPTLADINFKQRYVYVDVGARSYGSSIGSWFKKQYPKQNKTFDIYAIEADKTFHQEYKLKKGINLLPYAAWVKNETLLFEVNRDPGQNIEAKGTGMGRIKPVKSDTGLANNVNKIQGFDFADWLKNTVSEKDFVVMKMDIEGTEFDLIPRLIETGAICLIDEIFLECHYNRWQRCCPGERSSKYEQSYDQCLGLFNSLRDIGVLVHQWY encoded by the coding sequence ATGGAATCTACTAGAAGTTTTTTGGTTAAGACGCTATTATGTGgagtttttattcttcttcttcgatttgtATATGTAGTTACAATCACAGGGGGATCTTGTTCAGCtgatgatttttgtttcttttcaagccGTGAGAATTTGAATCTTGCCGGAGCCGGTGTAAGAATCGGTTCCAATGCTGCAGTTTCCGTTGCCGGTACAGTTGGATCTTCTCCTGAACTTCGTGATCTTTGGAATAGTAGAGAATGGAGGAAAAGTGTTGCTTATTATTCTTCAATATTTCAAGATCTTATTTCTGAAGGATTTCTATCATCTGATTCGAAAGCTTTGTGTATTCAAAGTGAAACAAGGATTGGTCAAGATGTATTTGCATTGAGAGAAATTGGTGTTtcagattcaattggtacttaCAAGAAAGCATCTCCTCCGTTAGTTAAATTCGGTCAGGTTTATAAACAACCATTTGCTGATAATacttttgatttcattttcattGGTAATGGTGGTCTTGATCGTTCGATTCGTCAGTCAGATTTAGTTTCTGAGATACAAAGAACACTTAAACCCGAAGGGTTTATTGTTGTTCACACAAATTCAACTAAAGATTTGTATAGTTACAATTCATTTATAAGTTTATTCAATTGCAGTAGTTTGATTCGAACTCGCTATATCGACGATGATTCGTCTGTTCGGGAGATTGTTATGAAGAAAAACAGCTACCAGGGAGATAATGagatgagaatttctgatggTGGAACTAAATGTTCTGTTCCTGCTCATAAGCGAGAATTGGTGAAGTATGCGGAGCCGTTAATCGAAGAAGAGCCGATGAAACCATGGATTACATTGAAAAAGAATATCCAGAATGTCAAGTATCTACCTACATTGGCTGATATAAATTTCAAGCAGAGGTATGTGTATGTTGATGTTGGGGCAAGAAGTTATGGATCTAGTATTggaagttggtttaagaaacaGTACCCTAAACAAAACAAGACATTTGATATCTATGCAATTGAAGCTGATAAGACTTTTCATCAAGAGTACAAATTGAAGAAAGGGATTAATCTTTTACCATATGCAGCTTGGGTGAAAAATGAAACTTTACTGTTTGAGGTGAATAGAGACCCTGGTCAGAATATTGAAGCTAAAGGAACTGGTATGGGGAGAATTAAACCTGTCAAATCTGATACTGGTCTTGCTAATAATGTGAATAAAATTCAGGGTTTTGATTTTGCTGATTGGTTGAAGAATACGGTTTCGGAGAAAGATTTTGTTGTCATGAAAATGGATATTGAAGGAACTGAATTCGATTTGATTCCGAGGTTAATTGAAACTGGAGCAATTTGTTTAATTGATGAAATCTTTCTTGAGTGTCACTATAATAGATGGCAGAGATGTTGTCCTGGAGAAAGAAGTTCTAAGTATGAACAGAGTTATGATCAATGCTTGGGTTTGTTTAATTCTCTGCGGGATATCGGAGTTCTTGTTCATCAATGGTATTAG